In Bacteroidota bacterium, one DNA window encodes the following:
- a CDS encoding pyruvate dehydrogenase: protein MAKKITLQEIDWTAVARTVLTSRAIDTIEETELVPQGLVTYQFSARGHDMIQAILSEQITHPHDGATVYYRSRPFVLGQGLTPEESMAASMARSGGVHGGRDIGVVHFLRPRGRGTVLPASGDVGAQYSPAIGWAQSILYHATVLGDESYKGAIAVALGGDGSVAANGFWAALNAATTQKLPLLFFIENNGYGISVTGDYQTPGANIAKNLASFGNLKIFDGDGTDPQQASKLITDAVSYVRSWSGPALIHLTIPRLEGHSFVDTQSYKSKELLEQERANDPLEKLKKFVQGRIMSQKQWETLEAEVTSEVAAARDRAKASPVPDTSTVMQHVFSMSQPQINPTKDEGVRMNLQDAVRKTLEVELARNPKLLIFGEDVGAKGGVHGATVDLQHKFGKDRVFDTSLSEEGIIGRSVGMAFSGLKPVPEIQFRKYADPATEQINDAGTVRWRTRSEFVADMVVRIPAGYAKKTGDPWHSVSGEAAFAHQIGWRIAFPSNAEDAVGLLRTALRSSDPTFFFEHRALLDTPQGRANYPGDEFMVPFGKARIVREGTDVTIVAWGAMVSRAEEAATASGASVEVIDLRTVMPWDKAAVLASVHKTSKVIVLCEDNWTANMAAEIAATITQEAFEALDAPVERLSTPDVPIPYNVGLMDVVLPSVEKITETIAKLVRY, encoded by the coding sequence ATGGCAAAGAAAATCACACTTCAAGAGATCGACTGGACTGCAGTCGCACGGACCGTACTGACCTCACGAGCGATCGACACGATCGAAGAGACGGAGCTCGTTCCGCAGGGGTTGGTCACCTATCAATTCTCCGCACGCGGTCACGACATGATCCAGGCCATCCTGAGCGAGCAGATCACACACCCGCACGATGGCGCAACCGTGTACTACCGCTCACGTCCGTTCGTGCTTGGACAAGGGCTCACGCCGGAAGAATCGATGGCCGCATCGATGGCGCGCAGCGGCGGAGTGCATGGCGGGCGCGATATCGGGGTCGTACACTTCCTTCGTCCGCGCGGACGCGGAACAGTGCTTCCGGCATCGGGCGACGTCGGCGCGCAATACTCGCCGGCGATCGGCTGGGCACAGTCGATCCTTTACCACGCAACTGTTCTCGGCGACGAATCGTACAAAGGCGCGATCGCCGTTGCGCTTGGCGGCGACGGCTCCGTTGCGGCAAACGGGTTCTGGGCAGCGCTCAATGCGGCGACGACGCAGAAACTTCCGCTGCTATTCTTCATCGAGAATAATGGATATGGCATCTCGGTGACCGGCGACTATCAAACGCCAGGCGCGAACATTGCGAAAAATCTCGCTTCGTTCGGCAATCTGAAGATCTTCGACGGCGACGGTACCGATCCGCAGCAGGCGAGCAAGTTGATCACCGATGCCGTTTCGTATGTTCGTTCATGGAGCGGTCCGGCACTGATTCATCTAACCATTCCCCGACTCGAGGGTCATTCGTTCGTCGATACACAGAGCTACAAATCGAAGGAGTTACTCGAACAAGAGCGTGCGAACGATCCGCTGGAAAAACTCAAGAAGTTCGTGCAGGGGCGGATCATGAGCCAGAAGCAGTGGGAAACGCTTGAGGCAGAAGTGACATCCGAAGTCGCTGCCGCGCGCGACCGCGCAAAGGCATCGCCAGTGCCCGACACGTCCACGGTGATGCAGCATGTATTCAGCATGTCGCAGCCCCAGATCAATCCGACAAAGGACGAAGGCGTACGCATGAATTTGCAGGATGCCGTGCGCAAGACGCTCGAAGTCGAACTTGCACGGAATCCGAAGCTATTGATCTTCGGTGAAGATGTCGGCGCAAAAGGCGGCGTCCATGGCGCGACGGTCGATCTGCAGCACAAATTCGGGAAAGATCGTGTCTTCGACACGTCGCTTTCGGAAGAAGGCATTATCGGTCGCTCGGTTGGTATGGCCTTTAGCGGTCTCAAGCCGGTACCTGAGATTCAATTCCGCAAGTATGCCGATCCGGCAACCGAACAGATCAACGATGCCGGCACCGTTCGCTGGCGCACGCGTTCCGAGTTCGTTGCAGATATGGTCGTGCGCATTCCGGCAGGATATGCAAAGAAGACCGGCGATCCGTGGCATTCCGTTAGCGGCGAGGCGGCATTTGCACACCAGATCGGTTGGCGCATTGCGTTCCCGTCGAATGCCGAAGACGCCGTCGGTCTTCTGCGAACCGCACTGCGTTCGAGCGATCCGACGTTCTTCTTCGAGCACCGAGCGCTGCTCGACACACCGCAAGGTCGCGCGAATTATCCCGGCGATGAATTCATGGTACCGTTTGGCAAAGCCCGAATTGTCCGCGAAGGCACCGACGTTACGATCGTCGCATGGGGAGCAATGGTCTCCCGAGCGGAAGAAGCGGCAACGGCTTCGGGCGCATCGGTGGAAGTGATCGATCTTCGCACCGTCATGCCGTGGGACAAAGCGGCCGTGCTTGCATCGGTTCATAAGACGAGCAAAGTGATCGTACTCTGCGAAGACAACTGGACGGCGAACATGGCCGCAGAGATCGCAGCAACGATCACTCAGGAGGCGTTCGAAGCGCTCGATGCTCCGGTAGAACGTCTTTCAACGCCGGACGTACCGATCCCCTACAATGTCGGATTGATGGATGTAGTACTGCCAAGCGTAGAGAAGATCACCGAGACAATAGCGAAGCTCGTTCGGTATTAG
- a CDS encoding PorV/PorQ family protein — translation MRHIVHSAASVLVLVTTLGSVAFAQTASTIGGDENSGRAKVFDILTTAVSPRAAALGNTFVAMKDDPTTLFTNPAALSTQTKRDSSAPGSLISVGYTTLPVGADQGMSKGYLVYSQPAPEFLGSDAWIGFGAVYMDYGTFQGADALGQATSTFSASDVVLSAAYSSIIPEQPVRYGVTVKYISSTLVSGSYSASGLAADLGVFYESKPLLLTIGASALNIGKQLSSYNGVMENLPFNLEVGVSKKLERLPLTVHLAFRNLTRDREGRNFWYALNDFSIGGEFTVSKVVRLRFGYENQKRRDLETPSGLGMGGFSFGFGMVFQKLHIDYSLSAMGPAISDVHRFGAAYLF, via the coding sequence ATGCGTCATATCGTCCACTCTGCCGCAAGCGTTCTCGTCCTGGTGACGACGCTTGGAAGTGTTGCATTTGCTCAAACTGCGTCGACGATCGGCGGGGATGAGAATTCCGGTCGTGCCAAGGTATTCGATATCCTCACCACGGCGGTCAGCCCACGGGCTGCGGCACTGGGGAATACCTTTGTGGCGATGAAGGACGACCCGACGACATTATTCACGAATCCTGCTGCGCTTTCGACCCAGACGAAACGAGATTCTTCGGCTCCCGGGTCGTTGATCTCCGTCGGTTATACAACACTGCCTGTCGGGGCAGACCAAGGGATGTCGAAGGGATACCTCGTCTATAGTCAGCCGGCACCGGAATTTTTGGGGTCGGATGCGTGGATCGGCTTCGGGGCAGTGTATATGGATTATGGCACCTTCCAAGGCGCTGATGCACTCGGGCAGGCAACGAGTACGTTCTCGGCGTCCGATGTCGTGCTCTCGGCGGCATATTCTTCGATTATCCCCGAGCAGCCGGTCCGCTATGGCGTGACGGTGAAATACATTTCGTCGACGCTCGTGTCGGGTTCGTATAGTGCATCGGGGCTTGCTGCGGATCTCGGTGTGTTTTACGAAAGCAAGCCGTTACTGCTGACGATCGGTGCATCTGCTCTCAATATCGGCAAGCAGCTCTCGAGCTATAACGGAGTGATGGAGAACCTTCCGTTCAATCTCGAAGTCGGCGTATCGAAGAAGCTGGAGCGGTTGCCGCTGACCGTTCATCTTGCGTTTCGCAACCTGACGCGCGACCGAGAGGGCCGCAATTTCTGGTACGCGTTGAATGATTTTTCGATCGGCGGTGAGTTCACCGTCAGCAAAGTCGTCCGTCTGCGTTTCGGGTATGAAAACCAGAAACGTCGCGATCTCGAAACGCCCTCCGGCCTCGGGATGGGCGGCTTCTCCTTCGGCTTCGGAATGGTATTCCAGAAGCTCCATATCGACTACTCCCTGAGCGCCATGGGCCCGGCGATCTCGGACGTACACCGCTTTGGTGCGGCGTACCTGTTCTAA
- a CDS encoding TlpA family protein disulfide reductase: MKSKRSVVVVAFFLVAAMGIFLFARPKAEDMKTTVIEEQQPANDFSLQDLNGKTVKLSDFRGKTVVLNFWATWCGPCRKEIPDFIDLQNQYGKDGLQFIGIAIDQEGASVIKPFAENAKMNYPVLVGNDEVFAKFGGSNAIPVTLLIDKKGTIRNTYVGAKPKQAVEDMVLALMREK; this comes from the coding sequence ATGAAGAGTAAGCGCTCAGTGGTCGTCGTAGCTTTTTTCCTCGTTGCAGCGATGGGGATTTTCCTGTTTGCACGCCCCAAAGCAGAGGACATGAAAACCACCGTTATCGAAGAACAACAACCGGCCAATGACTTCTCATTGCAGGACCTTAACGGTAAGACCGTTAAACTCTCGGACTTCCGAGGAAAGACCGTCGTGTTGAATTTCTGGGCAACATGGTGCGGCCCGTGCCGGAAAGAGATTCCGGATTTCATCGATCTCCAAAATCAATACGGGAAGGACGGCCTGCAATTTATCGGCATTGCCATCGATCAGGAAGGAGCCTCGGTCATCAAGCCGTTTGCCGAGAATGCGAAAATGAACTACCCGGTGCTTGTCGGCAACGACGAAGTATTCGCAAAGTTCGGCGGCAGTAATGCGATTCCCGTGACGCTCTTGATCGACAAGAAAGGCACCATCCGCAATACCTACGTCGGGGCCAAGCCGAAGCAAGCGGTCGAAGACATGGTATTGGCGCTGATGCGCGAGAAATAA